A region of Phalacrocorax carbo chromosome 7, bPhaCar2.1, whole genome shotgun sequence DNA encodes the following proteins:
- the SENP5 gene encoding sentrin-specific protease 5 isoform X1 produces MLLQREWNGTCGPLTTIKRSKFSHHTVKKRSIFMMHKKLSMVRFRYRIIKSPELRARGKTCKLRRIKPRWVEKVTRDHLETLQRDFGSGLSNWLSDWKSKSNCFWNRYSLTDMNNNTPKSLVEENKIRAPEICRTQDALLCAEPCSEEPGSGGQRGSVDAVLPELHARASPEAETLHQVESNRAVAEDRYSDVFVSVTGKEIAVSGQDDAESNDVMGVDGMILLQSSLKDSDVKDNFANGPLSMERAENEDSCSQMEVEGSLNLDVFSAKLLDHPYCKSPLEEPSPESTGLKSGTRKGGKRNSQKASRVADEQLATWLCGFLDEVMKKYGSLVPLCEKDVMGRLKEVFNEDFSHRKPFITREIMKYREKHPKTSTCNFRVFYNKHMLDMDDLATLEGQNWLNDQIINMYGELIMDAVPEKVHFFNSFFHRQLVTKGYNGVKRWTKKVDLFKKTLLLIPIHLEVHWSLITVNIPSRIISFYDSQGIHFKFCVENIQKYLLTEAKERNRPEFLQGWQTAVTKCIPQQKNDSDCGVFVLQPFPFPQYCKCLALDQPFQFSQEDMPRVRKRIYKELCERQLID; encoded by the exons ATGCTGTTGCAAAGGGAGTGGAATGGAACTTGTGGCCCCTTGACAACTATAAAGAGGTCCAAATTTAGCCATCATACTGTAAAAAAGAGATCTATCTTTATGATGCATAAGAAACTTTCTATGGTTAGGTTTCGATACAGAATTATAAAATCGCCGGAACTTCGAGCAAGAGGCAAAACCTGTAAATTGAGAAGAATCAAGCCAAGGTGGGTGGAGAAAGTTACAAGGGACCATCTAGAGACACTCCAGAGGGATTTTGGAAGTGGATTGAGTAATTGGCTTTCTGACTGGAAATCTAAAAGTAACTGTTTTTGGAACCGGTACAGCTTAACAGATATGAACAATAATACACCCAAATCTTTAGTTGAGGAGAACAAAATACGTGCACCTGAGATCTGCCGTACGCAGGATGCGTTACTATGTGCTGAGCCGTGCTCTGAGGAGCCAGGATCCGGAGGGCAGCGTGGCAGTGTGGATGCTGTCCTGCCAGAACTGCATGCTAGAGCTTCACCGGAGGCAGAGACCTTGCACCAGGTGGAGAGCAACAGGGCTGTGGCCGAGGATCGTTACTCTGACGTTTTTGTCTCCgtgacaggaaaagaaattgctGTTTCAGGTCAAGATGATGCAGAATCTAATGACGTTATGGGTGTAGATGGAATGATACTGTTGCAATCCTCCTTGAAGGATTCTGATGTCAAAGATAATTTTGCAAATGGACCTTTATCCATGGAACGGGCAGAAAATGAGGACAGCTGTAGCCAAATGGAAGTAGAGGGCTCATTAAACCTGGATGTTTTTAGTGCAAAGTTACTAGATCACCCTTACTGTAAAAGTCCTCTTGAGGAGCCTTCACCAGAAAGCACAGGACTAAAATCAGGAACTCGGAAGGGAGGCAAAAGGAACAGTCAGAAAGCTTCCCGGGTGGCTGATGAGCAGTTGGCAACGTGGCTTTGTG GATTCCTAGATGAAGTTATGAAGAAATATGGCAGTTTAGTTCCACTCTGTGAAAAAGATGTCATGGGAAGATTAAAAGAAGTCTTTAATGAAGATTTCTCCCATAG AAAACCTTTTATCACCAGGGAAATCATGAAGTATCGGGAAAAACATCCAAAAACTTCCACGTGCAATTTCCGGGTCTTCTATAATAAGCACATGCTAGATATGGATGATTTAGCTACACTGGAAGGCCAGAACTGGCTGAATGACCAG ATAATTAACATGTATGGTGAACTCATAATGGATGCAGTCCCTGAAAAG gttCATTTCTTTAACAGCTTTTTTCATAGACAGCTCGTAACCAAAGGATATAATGGGGTAAAACGATGGACTAAAAAG GTGGACTTGTTCAAAAAGACTCTCTTGTTAATTCCTATTCACCTGGAAGTCCACTGGTCCCTCATTACTGTGAACATCCCCAGTcgaattatttcattttatgattCCCAAGGCATTCATTTTAAGTTTTGTGTAGAG aacattCAAAAGTATTTGCTGACTGAAGCAAAAGAGAGGAATCGCCCTGAGTTTCTTCAGGGTTGGCAGACTGCTGTGACAAAG tgcattccacaacagaaaaatgacagtgactgtggggtttttgtgcTCCAG ccttttccttttcctcagtaCTGCAAGTGCCTCGCCTTAGACCAGCCATTTCAGTTCTCCCAGGAAGATATGCCCCGAGTGAGAAAAAGGATTTACAAGGAGCTGTGTGAACGCCAGCTAATAGACTAA
- the SENP5 gene encoding sentrin-specific protease 5 isoform X2, producing the protein MLLQREWNGTCGPLTTIKRSKFSHHTVKKRSIFMMHKKLSMVRFRYRIIKSPELRARGKTCKLRRIKPRWVEKVTRDHLETLQRDFGSGLSNWLSDWKSKSNCFWNRYSLTDMNNNTPKSLVEENKIRAPEICRTQDALLCAEPCSEEPGSGGQRGSVDAVLPELHARASPEAETLHQVESNRAVAEDRYSDVFVSVTGKEIAVSGQDDAESNDVMGVDGMILLQSSLKDSDVKDNFANGPLSMERAENEDSCSQMEVEGSLNLDVFSAKLLDHPYCKSPLEEPSPESTGLKSGTRKGGKRNSQKASRVADEQLATWLCGFLDEVMKKYGSLVPLCEKDVMGRLKEVFNEDFSHRKPFITREIMKYREKHPKTSTCNFRVFYNKHMLDMDDLATLEGQNWLNDQIINMYGELIMDAVPEKVHFFNSFFHRQLVTKGYNGVKRWTKKVDLFKKTLLLIPIHLEVHWSLITVNIPSRIISFYDSQGIHFKFCVENIQKYLLTEAKERNRPEFLQGWQTAVTKCIPQQKNDSDCGVFVLQYCKCLALDQPFQFSQEDMPRVRKRIYKELCERQLID; encoded by the exons ATGCTGTTGCAAAGGGAGTGGAATGGAACTTGTGGCCCCTTGACAACTATAAAGAGGTCCAAATTTAGCCATCATACTGTAAAAAAGAGATCTATCTTTATGATGCATAAGAAACTTTCTATGGTTAGGTTTCGATACAGAATTATAAAATCGCCGGAACTTCGAGCAAGAGGCAAAACCTGTAAATTGAGAAGAATCAAGCCAAGGTGGGTGGAGAAAGTTACAAGGGACCATCTAGAGACACTCCAGAGGGATTTTGGAAGTGGATTGAGTAATTGGCTTTCTGACTGGAAATCTAAAAGTAACTGTTTTTGGAACCGGTACAGCTTAACAGATATGAACAATAATACACCCAAATCTTTAGTTGAGGAGAACAAAATACGTGCACCTGAGATCTGCCGTACGCAGGATGCGTTACTATGTGCTGAGCCGTGCTCTGAGGAGCCAGGATCCGGAGGGCAGCGTGGCAGTGTGGATGCTGTCCTGCCAGAACTGCATGCTAGAGCTTCACCGGAGGCAGAGACCTTGCACCAGGTGGAGAGCAACAGGGCTGTGGCCGAGGATCGTTACTCTGACGTTTTTGTCTCCgtgacaggaaaagaaattgctGTTTCAGGTCAAGATGATGCAGAATCTAATGACGTTATGGGTGTAGATGGAATGATACTGTTGCAATCCTCCTTGAAGGATTCTGATGTCAAAGATAATTTTGCAAATGGACCTTTATCCATGGAACGGGCAGAAAATGAGGACAGCTGTAGCCAAATGGAAGTAGAGGGCTCATTAAACCTGGATGTTTTTAGTGCAAAGTTACTAGATCACCCTTACTGTAAAAGTCCTCTTGAGGAGCCTTCACCAGAAAGCACAGGACTAAAATCAGGAACTCGGAAGGGAGGCAAAAGGAACAGTCAGAAAGCTTCCCGGGTGGCTGATGAGCAGTTGGCAACGTGGCTTTGTG GATTCCTAGATGAAGTTATGAAGAAATATGGCAGTTTAGTTCCACTCTGTGAAAAAGATGTCATGGGAAGATTAAAAGAAGTCTTTAATGAAGATTTCTCCCATAG AAAACCTTTTATCACCAGGGAAATCATGAAGTATCGGGAAAAACATCCAAAAACTTCCACGTGCAATTTCCGGGTCTTCTATAATAAGCACATGCTAGATATGGATGATTTAGCTACACTGGAAGGCCAGAACTGGCTGAATGACCAG ATAATTAACATGTATGGTGAACTCATAATGGATGCAGTCCCTGAAAAG gttCATTTCTTTAACAGCTTTTTTCATAGACAGCTCGTAACCAAAGGATATAATGGGGTAAAACGATGGACTAAAAAG GTGGACTTGTTCAAAAAGACTCTCTTGTTAATTCCTATTCACCTGGAAGTCCACTGGTCCCTCATTACTGTGAACATCCCCAGTcgaattatttcattttatgattCCCAAGGCATTCATTTTAAGTTTTGTGTAGAG aacattCAAAAGTATTTGCTGACTGAAGCAAAAGAGAGGAATCGCCCTGAGTTTCTTCAGGGTTGGCAGACTGCTGTGACAAAG tgcattccacaacagaaaaatgacagtgactgtggggtttttgtgcTCCAG taCTGCAAGTGCCTCGCCTTAGACCAGCCATTTCAGTTCTCCCAGGAAGATATGCCCCGAGTGAGAAAAAGGATTTACAAGGAGCTGTGTGAACGCCAGCTAATAGACTAA